In the Hermetia illucens chromosome 1, iHerIll2.2.curated.20191125, whole genome shotgun sequence genome, AACCACGATAACTAACAATTTAATTAGGGAATGAAACACTTTATCATACTTCACATTGGAATACGTCCGATAAAGTTCTATTGAAATCGTCGAAAAGAGTCTCAGTTTATTTGTAATACATTAATGCCTTCGTTTTGCGCGGCTTTGTGATGAGTTGATATCGATATGTCTTagacacatatatatgtaccgaCTTTTTTCGTTATGGCATTACAAAACGATGTCTTTTGTTTATCCACATTTTAATCTTAAGCCGATGAGGTGTGGAAGACTCTTTTTACAATTTTCAAGATAAGTTCTCTATTTGTTCATAAGATTTAGGAAACTATATTGtcagtcattttattttatgattagCATGTTATTGTTATTACCTTTTAAACACATATATTTCTATTTATGAAGTTTTTGCATCGAAAatgaaaccgaaaaaaaaaagatatttgatttagaagcaaaaattaaaatagttATGGAGCTGGAAAGTGGTGAAAAAATTTCAACACTTTCTAGGAAATCTAGATTTCTCCGTCAACGAATTTGTTCATTAAGAAAACAGTAAGGGTGAAATATCCTTTAATAGAAAAACTGGTGTAGTAATGGGACacacaattcatcatcatcaatggcgcgacaaccgatatccgggctaggtctgccttaataaggaactccaaacctccccgttttgcgccgtggtCTAACAATTCAATTTCCCTacaagctgtttggcgtcctggcctacatccTCGCTCCATGAAACCCTGCCTGGTctacatcgtcttctttttctacactagatattgcccttacagactttcgggctggatcatcctcatccataccgattaaatgacccgcctacTGCAACCTGGTATCGctcatcaatttcgtcattatataggctacggaatcgtccatcttcatataggttgccaacaattcttcggaggattcctctctcgaacgaagccaagagtttgcagtgCGAACACACAATTGCTCAacagaaattagaaaaaaaaattcttaaaaatcGACGATTTATTATTGTTAATAAAAACTTCCTCTGGATAAAAGTAAGTTTCAAGCCAGTGTTGTGAAATTGGAATAACAAGTAATCAAATCCATGAATAAAACCGTAGCTCTTGTAACTACAATAAATTTGTAAATGTATGTAATTCGGGAGCATcttattcccttcttcagtaaAAATGGGCTGTATTTAAGAACAATATTTATTGGCGGCAATCCAAGAGGAtttgggccttgaagcgtgttaattCATTAATTCAAGAACATAGCAGTAtaataagaggcaatgtggtcagtattgcgctcgcccgagattattaccctgatttgactcagctactcattcacagctgagtcaactggtatccgacatctagtcacgataacaatTCCCTCCGccttcagtgagatttgaaccgtgacctgcCGTTACAAAAGCCCAGCGCTCCAACCACTTGACTATCCGGACACTTGGGATAGTTACGGGTTTATTCATTGAAGCACAACTACAAGAAATTAGAAACCAAAACAATCATAATCATTTTAATCAAATATTACATCAGACAAATACGAAGCAAAGTTGCAGAGTGGCTTGATTTATCATCACAGATTGTcattattgaattgaatatcaatCCAGTACTATTCTTGTTAGAATAGGGAAAATCCACAGAGGATAGTAGGATTGTTCACATTTTCATGCGGCCAATACCAATTAACGTATATCTGCAACCAACTGCCCCTCATCATGTGTTATCAAAATGTTAAATGATAAACTTTTCATAATATTGACTGTCTCAAACGTGGATATATGTAAAATCGTAAGAAAACATTAgttaaaatttattgataaagAATATCAAAAGTCAATTAAATATTTAGAAATTAATTATAGGAAAATCAATGTTAAATCAGCAATAAGGATTAGAGTTTGGAGCTtttcaacataaaaaaaaaacgtctcTTACACCTAGAATATAATCAAAAATTTGGAATGAAAATCCCTTATTTTTGGTTGGCAAACCAAagcacttttctttttaatttttttcaatgaacTTTACGTTTTTCAAACTGCCGGTAGTATTAAATAATTACATGAAAATCGCACGATATTCGCTGTTTAGACCTCACATTCTTCTCCGGAACACTCCACCAGTTATCACTCTAACACTGTCATTGCGGATCtgcaaagaaaaatcatttaGTATAAACGTGTTGCAACCTTTGCTTATGATCCAGTTGGCGTCAAATTCGTCTTTGAGGAAATGCGAGTCGCATATTTTAAGTGtccataaaaataataataaaacgaaaTAGGTGTTATAGGATTCCCAATTCTGCGttagcttattattattattgaattttaaaaaacacTTTAAGCACTAATTAGGAAGCAAAACCGCCGAAATCAAATCAGAAAGATGCTTGCTGAAGGTTATGCTGACTAAAACAGATAAGCACATCCGGAAAAAGACCAGAGTCGTGACAAAGAAAATTGCAATACAAATGAGATCCTGGGAGCGACATCTAAATTACAATTATTCCAATCATTTAATCACTGCCTAGCATACGGTTCTAGCTATTTTTGAATCTCTTCTGTTTTACCTTTCGCAAAAAAGATCCCAAGCTCGTGTGAAGAAGGAAGTGAAAATTATAACCTGAATGCCCGCGTCACACCCAGACGTGTTGTGGAGTGGAGAAACTCCATGCTTTATTAATAGTGACCACTGCTAAATTAGTGATTTTCTTTTGTCTAATGGATCAATCCTTGTCTTTACTATCGAAACGTTATCCACGCCTCGTTTCCGCCGTCAGACTGACAACCTTTTTTTCTGGTAATTTCAATCAGATTCTCCTTGCCTCTTTTTCCTAATTCTTCCGAAGCAAACCAAAATCTCAACAACGAGGTACCACCGATAATGAGAAGATAAAGCACCAATGACAGAATGTAACCCGAACGAACTTCGCTTTAGACTTCATATTCCATTTTCCTCGATATATCATGTCACATTAAACCCCGTCAAATGCTGttttaataatagctattagctggCCCTCTCTAATAATATCTGTTATACTCGATCAGGGAGTTTGATGCGTTGTACAAAGAATTTGCGCAATCAATATGAGGCAAGAAAAGTATTCTGTAAATATCAATTATAGAATCTAGGTTTACTCTCTTTGACAACATTTGACATTAACGCAGATGCTCAATAGTTATTGACAAACATATCTCTTACTTAGCACGCGGTTCCGAATACCTTCGCATAAATTAATCAACGTATTTTCCAAATGACTGACTcttatattcaaattcaaattacgCTGATATTACTGACTTTAATATAAGAATCTAACATGTCAAAGTAACCTACAAATAAACCAAATTAATAGAGGATATTAAGGTATGtttcagataaatttctaaaatatggtaatataccctttttaacttcatttgatatattttgaggcctagaattCATATAGATgcgtcattgtgatttttttttcagattttcagacctgtttcactttttggggctcacATATTAAGCTATTATCCTGGATCTATtaagattaaattatttttaatgcgTTTCGTTTTAGTATAAGAAACTGCACAAATCAAGAATGGAAAATCCTTGTCTTGAAACATTGAAGAAATCCAGTAGAGGAAAAGGACGTAACAGTAAGATATTCGCCACCACCAACGACTCGTGATGTAACTGTTTAGCAGTAGCTACAATTATTCCTGTAATGGAGGTAGATCTTCCCTTTACTGTACATAGTTGAGACTTGATATATTCCAAGATGACGAAAAAAGTATCCCTAGAGAATATTTAGAAACAAGCTAGGGATTCATAAATTATCCGTTTTATTACCATAGAGCAATCTGAAAGAACCTGATACAGAAATGGGAAGACATTGGGGCATCATTTTACCGGAAACTTTCTACCACTAgagccttctttttctttagccctcCTGTTCGTTGGCAGTAGTAGACATAATAAATTAGTGATACAATAGAAAACCTGAGTTTATTAgcgaaaaaattatgaaactttGATCGAGTGTTTTGCGGGAATTCAGGTAATTGTAAACAAACTTTCTAAGAAATTTTAAGTtccgtttttagggttttatgtaacgcaaaatcttattaaactcggtttactgtctgtctctctgttgcATCACTTATTTCAAAAACGGCTGCATCTATTCAAAGAAAATATGTTgggcatatgggaactatgaaattccacgcgaACAGTGACATAAGCTTGTGtgttgtttaaatttttttctactATTGTATGcataggtatcaaatgaaacaacTAGTATTTTTGTAAACAGTTTAGTTTTGACGTACAAACTTAAATTGATGCTACTCATTCCCGGAAACTACCAaacaaaaagtctgaaaaaaatttacaattatGCACCTATATGAAATCTACGCCTCGAAATTCCGCAATAGTATTGTATATTACCAAAtgtttaaaatttaccggaaaaccctccttaagtacATCCTAGAACCACCTAAAACTAGCATAATGCCATTAGTAATAAAATTATAACAGTTCAACGTTTTCAATTCCaggcgaatttactgcatcttcaATGTGATCTCATAAATAACGGAAAGTGTTTGGAATTCTCCTAAGATTTTACATAGACGCAGCCACGACACGAATGTTATACCGTTTTGCCTCATAGACCCTCATATACGACAAATCTGAGCCAACTGAAAGTAATTATAACATCAATACTTACTTCAATGTATATTTCGGGAGGGTTTTGGCCCAATAAAATAATGCACAATGCAAGACCATAGACCACGTTCGTAATGGCCCTAGAAAAGCTGACAATGGTCCGTAAATAGACCAAAAGAATCCAGCCAAAACAATCTCTGTCAGAAGAACTGTACAGAATGGTAAATATTCAAAAGTTCTTGACCAAATTGTTTTCGGCCGTTGCTTTTCAGGCACCAgcaatatattatagcggtcccACACCACCTGCGCATATATAAATACTAACGGGAAGCTACAAAACATCAATTGAAAATAACCATAGAGATAGCTTAAGGTCCCTGGCAGAAAATGGCCTTTAACGAACATTCCCCACGAAAAAATTATACCCATGTGCCCATCAATAATGTGACCAATTGACCATGGCCCAATCAGCACATAtagaatagaaaataaataggGATATAGTATACGATCCACAGTAGATAAAATCCATAACTTCCGTATCATTCTTCTGAAGTAAGATCTATGCAAATTAGGTTTCTTAACTTTTCTAGCATAAGCCAGCTCATGCCAAGTTCGGAGTATGCAAATCGGAAGGATACATGCGGCCAATGCAAACCCAAACATCGCTTGAAAAATATGagttaggttggttttcagtatCATCTTCGCAATTGTCGGAAATCCTCGATTCGTGTTGTCCAACGCAAACTGTTGGGAGATCTGTGAAAAATAcaattgtaattttaatttgtaGCATGCAAATACTATTTCTTCGAGCATACATTTTTTCCTGACAAATCcaagagaaaattaaaattatttaccgATTTGCGTCTGCCATCAGCTGTGGTCACGACCACATTGATGCGATGTTGTCCTTTTTTATAGCGATCCGGCTGCCATTCCCTCACATACAAATTTTTCGTGATATTGTGGCAATCTTTAAATTGCTCATCATCAATCTGCACCTTACAACTGATTATTTCTTCAGGATCAAATAAAAGTATTCGGATATGCGTCGATTTAACTTGAAGCGATGGATCTTCTTTTTTCTCTATATTTAACATTGAGTCTTTGGGATTCGTCACTAGAATTATAGGCCAGTCTTTATGCTTAATatcaataaatgaaaaaagaCCATGGTCGAAAGCTGCCACTCGAAACCTACGAATTAAAGTTAATTAACCAAAATAATTTACAGTCAGTTCCGTACATCCCACATAAATTATTGTCAACTACTTACATTCTGTTGTCTTTCCAGTCCGCTAACTCCAGTTCGAAGAAATTTGTGTCCTGGAGAGCATACATGTTCTTAGCCAAACCACCAAGTGTGTGTAAGTGCCCTGACAAATAAACGTAACCTTCATCGTAGTGACCTAAAACACCCCGAATACCACGATTCCCAGTGCCCGGAGATAAGATTGAAGATGTTGGATAGTGTCCAAACCATACTATATAATCAGCCCCTGATTTTCGGGAAGCTTCAGCCAAATCTATTATGGCATTTGTCTGATTTACATCTAAGATCCCAACAAAGTTAAACGCCCGTTTTGTTCCTGGGTTTTGACATGCATCAATTGCGATAAAGGAATATTTGTCTTtcccaactgtgatctgaaaaatttcagaaattccGAATAACAGCGATCTATATCATAAGCAGTAATTTCACTTTCTTACCTGTTTCATGTAAGATCTTTTGTGTTTATCTCCTTGAATAGAATACTTTGTAAAAAAATTCAGATCAGAGTCCAAACTCGGTACGTTAAAAGTGTCTACAAGTTCAATTATGATTTTTCCTGTCAATAGTTAATAAAGGATACTAAGAATAAACTAACCATGATTTCCTCGAATATCCATCCATATGGTTTTCTTGCCAACCTGATTTTCTTCCAATATCGATTTGTAAATTTCCCATTCCCGTTTAAATTGCTGCGAGCCCAAATAATTCGTCGACCACGCATCAGTCAAATCTCCAGAAGCCACAACAACTGGCGGTTTAATTACGTCTAAAGTTTCCCCCGTAAAGTCTCGTAAATCACTTTGTCGTTTTTTATCACGCCATATGCTTATGTGAATGTCAGAAATCTGAAATGTTTgccaatttcaaatgaaaatgaagtagTGAAATGCTTTGGATTGCTTATAAGAAACTAAACTAATAAAAGTATCACTTAAGGCCTTCAAACTGACacctttttatttctttattttcttttaagggACGCTGAAGAACGTAGAAGTTGATTCCTGAAATATGGTATGCcatatgtaaaacaaaaaatatttaaccaaaaattgaaaacttgtgTCATCCTTTTTGGACCTTCCCATCAATACCTTTAGCGATAGAGCTATGAAATAAACTTATTTTGTGAGTTGTCACAATCCCGATAGATCCGGAATTTTACATAACTGGCGCTAAGTGTTAAACAGTACTCGAAATATACTACCTACTTCAAATATATATAGGCACTATTACCTTCAGGGTAATGTGCTCCGACtacgcagaagtacaccattcttcaTAACTTGAACACATTATTCTGAAGACACTTGAAATTGCTTTTTTTGGGACTTCATCTAACTTCTCCTGCATTTCTGACTAAACTGTGAACCCGAAGAAGAAAGTGTAAATACACTTTTGTTTAGACCACATGTAGTTATGGTCCAAACTAGAACCAATGGGATCTGTTGGAAAATACAATTTTGgcagattataaaaaaattaatttcgaaaTTCGCCctcatttttaatgttttgtgtaaaacaaaaccttattaaaatcgattcaatgtctgtttgtctgtcacacgcatttttctccaaaacggctaaaccgatccgaacgaaatttggtggacagatgggaactatgaaatcccacgcatacagcgagtggcataaatttaggtggaatttaaaggggggctccccatacatgcaaaggggggattcaaaaaattttttcaccggatatagttgttagggtatcaaatgaaaggttttggtttgtactttccgaaactgacattagttttggcataaattgcaaagtgcgtgagtaagaagtcaaaatgtacgtatttaaagtgagacatgactaattttcggaaactacccaacctaaaaatccgaaaaaaaatcagggtggtacacctagatgaaatctaggcctcaaaatatgtcccattcctatatctgctcaaataaacttactaatagtacttactacttactactttttagaaatttactgaaaaaccccccttaaattcatcttaggacttccgaattttgcaccagaatagaggacaatatttcgtacatacgtgctaaattttgtgaaaatctggcaattaacgccaaagttatagcagttcaaacttagcaatttcgcgcaaatttactgcttccaaagccatgcaaatcagatgctgacgtcataattacccggaataattgacattcgagtggaatattaaagttgcatttatgaagaatctatttatccgcagctctttttaaggttttgtgtaaaacacttatgtgaaatctcatcttcgagagatgtcccattccggtatctgctcaaataaatttactaatagtatattatcaatttttagaaattgacttaaaagctccccttaagttcatcctaggtgcaccaaattttgcaccgacatagagaacATAGACATgctaagttccatgaaaatccaactattagtgtcaaagttatagaagttcaaacttatcaatttcgtgctaattaacagcatcctaagccatacaaataagatgctgacatcataattaacgagaataattgaaattcgagtgaaatattaaaattccattcaagaagaatctaattctccctatcccttttttatatttgatgttggttaaattgttggcatttgctaataatactaaactgagagcgtgaagcgcatGAAGTTGacatcaacacagggctttccaccaaaagatttatttaaattgctttctagaaaatagagggcaatggaatttttaactatattacacggagctcgtcgctcctcacatctttttctttttcttcggccttcagttcacaagcggggtcggctcgtggtgatctttttcgtcattttattttatcaaatgcctgatcaagatgtaatcgcgagacctttaaatccccatccagcgtatcaagccaccattgttttggccggctttttggttgattcccattgctttcgatgttctgaccactactagttgttgaattctcgttagcgtgagttacgtgaccacaccatcgaaaacgcctctcttgcagtttttccacaatcgatgcaaacccatgggggatattctcacttcagacgtaatcaaaacgtgtcacgccaccagtgcaatgcaacatcttcgtccccattaccgcaagatgccgttcattgtcctttatagtcggccaacactcagaactatagagagcggcagacggacgacattgcagtaaattttagatttgggacgtgcgctgatacgtcgatcacaaagaacaccagttggggaatgccacttcatccaggttgtattaatgcgtgaaacaatttcattacgcagttctccattggctgatagcattgactcgagatatttaaatcgctgagttctggcaatggcagtaacctgcccttcgagatatttaaatcgctttgttctggcaatggcagtaacctgcccagaactgagcgatttcaatatctcgggtcaatgctataagccaatgggaaactacgttatgctcctcacatagggaagcacaaaaccttttatacctgaagcgtcaagcttccggtttcccgacttgttttactttaATATCGAAAAAAGCTACTTAATGTGAACAAACCTCGACCCTAATTCGGGCCATAATTAGTGTGCgattattttgataaaaaagttattaaaatCCATCCAATAGTTCTTGGGAAAATAAAGAGAAGTTTCGAAAGACGTGTTTTCGAGATAAACGCATTCAAAATTTCAGCAGATTTTTCCGAACATTCAGAATTTAAaatcttttaaatttaaatgcaaTTTTTTAAAGGCAAGTCTagagaataaaagaaaaaaagaatcgAGCAAATCGAATAATAAATGACCGAGTCATTTCGAATTTACCCGAAAAAAAATGGTGTCACAAAAACAATTCATAcgaaaaacacaaacaaaaacaaCTATTGCGGCAACTTAAAACTTGAATGATTCTTGAGATTATAGTTTATCGAATtagcaaataaaaaaatgcagAGAGAAGTTCCGCCGAAAGCTATGATTTTCCAGAGCTCCCTAGAAGAGGGTGGCTAGAGTGTTACACAGCTTTTATACATT is a window encoding:
- the LOC119646718 gene encoding transmembrane protein 62-like, with translation MRYKINAGLFVLFVLFISVCISNLANFLGTDRQIAQRLQETSENNLEWKDRRKKLEIGNGTDHLMWFVQISDIHISIWRDKKRQSDLRDFTGETLDVIKPPVVVASGDLTDAWSTNYLGSQQFKREWEIYKSILEENQVGKKTIWMDIRGNHDTFNVPSLDSDLNFFTKYSIQGDKHKRSYMKQITVGKDKYSFIAIDACQNPGTKRAFNFVGILDVNQTNAIIDLAEASRKSGADYIVWFGHYPTSSILSPGTGNRGIRGVLGHYDEGYVYLSGHLHTLGGLAKNMYALQDTNFFELELADWKDNRMFRVAAFDHGLFSFIDIKHKDWPIILVTNPKDSMLNIEKKEDPSLQVKSTHIRILLFDPEEIISCKVQIDDEQFKDCHNITKNLYVREWQPDRYKKGQHRINVVVTTADGRRKSISQQFALDNTNRGFPTIAKMILKTNLTHIFQAMFGFALAACILPICILRTWHELAYARKVKKPNLHRSYFRRMIRKLWILSTVDRILYPYLFSILYVLIGPWSIGHIIDGHMGIIFSWGMFVKGHFLPGTLSYLYGYFQLMFCSFPLVFIYAQVVWDRYNILLVPEKQRPKTIWSRTFEYLPFCTVLLTEIVLAGFFWSIYGPLSAFLGPLRTWSMVLHCALFYWAKTLPKYTLKSAMTVLE